Proteins encoded within one genomic window of Fragaria vesca subsp. vesca linkage group LG1, FraVesHawaii_1.0, whole genome shotgun sequence:
- the LOC101310637 gene encoding protein bem46-like — protein MVSYMNALLYGVGGIVVAGMALLVALQERLVYVPVLPGLTKSYQITPARLRLTYEDVWLRSPDGVRLHAWFIKLFPDCRGPTLLFFQENAGNIAHRLEMVRIMLQKLQCNVFMLSYRGYGASDGFPSQHGIIKDAQAALDHLSERTDIDTSRIVVFGRSLGGAVGSVVAKNNPDKVAALIVENTFTSILDMAGVLLPFLKYFIGGSGCKGPKILNFLVRSPWSTIDVIGEVKQPILFLSGLQDEMIPPVHMHMLYAKAAAHNRQCVFVEFPNGMHMDTWLSGGDQYWRTIKEFLKEHVPEGRDDESSKTDVVAK, from the exons ATGGTGTCGTACATGAACGCGTTGCTGTACGGCGTCGGAGGCATCGTCGTCGCCGGCATGGCTCTACTGGTGGCTCTCCAGGAACGACTCGTCTACGTGCCGGTCCTACCGGGGCTGACCAAGTCTTACCAGATTACGCCGGCCCGGCTCCGACTCACCTACGAGGACGTCTGGCTCCGATCCCCGGACGGCGTTCGCCTCCACGCCTGGTTCATCAAGCTCTTCCCTGACTGCCGAG GTCCGACGCTTTTGTTTTTCCAAGAGAATGCTGGAA ATATTGCGCATCGTCTTGAAATGGTTCGCATAATGTTGCAAAAGTTGCAGTGTAACGTGTTTATGCTCTCATATCGAGG GTATGGAGCAAGTGACGGATTTCCTTCTCAACATGGAATTATTAAAGATGCTCAG GCTGCGTTGGATCATCTTTCTGAGAGGACTGACATTGACACATCTAGAATAGTTGTCTTCGGAAGGTCGCTTGGGGGTGCAGTTGGATCTGTGGTTGCTAAAAACAATCCTGATAAG GTTGCTGCATTGATTGTTGAAAACACCTTCACATCCATTTTGGACATGGCTGGAGTTTTGCTGCCCTTCCTGAAGTATTTTATCGGAGGCAGTGGTTGCAAAGGTCCCAAAATCCTTAATTTCCTCGTGCGTTCTCCTTGGAGTACAATCGATGTCATTGGCGAG GTTAAGCAGCCGATCCTATTTCTCTCTGGTTTGCAAGACGAGATGATTCCCCCGGTCCACATGCATATGCTGTATGCAAAAGCAGCTGCTCATAATAGGCAATGTGTTTTTGTGGAATTTCCTAATGGTATGCATATGGATACTTGGCTCTCAGGTGGTGATCAATATTGGAGAACAATCAAGGAGTTTCTAAAAGAGCATGTTCCAGAGGGACGAGATGATGAATCATCAAAGACTG ATGTGGTGGCAAAGTGA
- the LOC101310929 gene encoding nuclear transcription factor Y subunit A-3-like isoform 2, with the protein MELPPQLHHDAKHLGLQVQPDPGSGTTQSIGQSQGQCVSSESGEDDARGKGVEGTMKPAFLSNLDFMPHPSQAGYSNVVTQFHPYADPYYGAFVTPYGPQAMPPMVGMGPPRVPLPLDLQEDGPIYVNAKQYHGILRRRQSRAKLEAQNKLLKARKPYLHESRHQHALNRVRGSGGRFLSKKELQQYDQNHTSSSNDHVSGSIDFHQKDTPQRENHHSGSNDLVTSVASHSGITSVSGTNAMFRQPDRRFSGGMSSHMSGAMQFSGRLMGGGNQHCASVVR; encoded by the exons ATGGAACTTCCACCACAACTTCATCATGATGCAAAGCATTTAGGCCTTCAAGTACAACCTGACCCCGGATCAGGCACAACACAGTCAATTGGTCAATCTCAAGGTCAATGCGTTTCTTCTGAATCTG GTGAGGATGATGCTCGTGGCAAGGGTGTTGAAGGGACAATGAAGCCAGCTTTCTTGAGTAATTTAGATTTCATGCCGCATCCTTCTCAAGCTGGTTACAGCAATGTAGTG ACTCAATTCCATCCTTATGCTGATCCTTACTATGGTGCATTTGTGACTCCCTATGGCCCACAGGCTATG CCCCCTATGGTTGGGATGGGACCTCCACGAGTTCCATTGCCTCTTGATCTTCAAGAAGACGGACCCATTTACGTCAATGCAAAACAGTACCATGGAATCCTCCGAAGGAGACAGTCACGTGCAAAGCTGGAGGCTCAAAACAAACTTCTAAAAGCTCGAAAG CCATATCTTCATGAGTCTCGGCATCAACATGCACTGAATAGGGTTAGGGGTTCTGGTGGACGTTTTCTCAGCAAAAAGGAGCTCCAACAATATGATCAGAACCACACCAGTAGCTCCAATGATCATGTCTCGGGTTCTATCGACTTCCATCAGAAGGATACACCACAGAGAGAAAATCATCACTCGGGAAGCAATGATCTAGTCACTTCTGTTGCAAGTCACTCGGGCATAACAAGTGTTTCTGGTACCAATGCTATGTTTCGGCAGCCAGACCGCAGGTTCTCAGGTGGCATGTCTTCCCACATGAGTGGAGCCATGCAATTCAGTGGGAGGCTTATGGGCGGTGGAAACCAGCACTGTGCTTCTGTTGTCCGGTGA
- the LOC101310929 gene encoding nuclear transcription factor Y subunit A-3-like isoform 1 gives MPLNTNCMSWNPNERQVSPPVSKDVSFKMELPPQLHHDAKHLGLQVQPDPGSGTTQSIGQSQGQCVSSESGEDDARGKGVEGTMKPAFLSNLDFMPHPSQAGYSNVVTQFHPYADPYYGAFVTPYGPQAMPPMVGMGPPRVPLPLDLQEDGPIYVNAKQYHGILRRRQSRAKLEAQNKLLKARKPYLHESRHQHALNRVRGSGGRFLSKKELQQYDQNHTSSSNDHVSGSIDFHQKDTPQRENHHSGSNDLVTSVASHSGITSVSGTNAMFRQPDRRFSGGMSSHMSGAMQFSGRLMGGGNQHCASVVR, from the exons ATGCCCCTTAATACTAATTGCATGTCTTGGAATCCAAATGAACGACAAGTTTCACCTCCTGTATCTAAGGATGTGAGCTTCAAAATGGAACTTCCACCACAACTTCATCATGATGCAAAGCATTTAGGCCTTCAAGTACAACCTGACCCCGGATCAGGCACAACACAGTCAATTGGTCAATCTCAAGGTCAATGCGTTTCTTCTGAATCTG GTGAGGATGATGCTCGTGGCAAGGGTGTTGAAGGGACAATGAAGCCAGCTTTCTTGAGTAATTTAGATTTCATGCCGCATCCTTCTCAAGCTGGTTACAGCAATGTAGTG ACTCAATTCCATCCTTATGCTGATCCTTACTATGGTGCATTTGTGACTCCCTATGGCCCACAGGCTATG CCCCCTATGGTTGGGATGGGACCTCCACGAGTTCCATTGCCTCTTGATCTTCAAGAAGACGGACCCATTTACGTCAATGCAAAACAGTACCATGGAATCCTCCGAAGGAGACAGTCACGTGCAAAGCTGGAGGCTCAAAACAAACTTCTAAAAGCTCGAAAG CCATATCTTCATGAGTCTCGGCATCAACATGCACTGAATAGGGTTAGGGGTTCTGGTGGACGTTTTCTCAGCAAAAAGGAGCTCCAACAATATGATCAGAACCACACCAGTAGCTCCAATGATCATGTCTCGGGTTCTATCGACTTCCATCAGAAGGATACACCACAGAGAGAAAATCATCACTCGGGAAGCAATGATCTAGTCACTTCTGTTGCAAGTCACTCGGGCATAACAAGTGTTTCTGGTACCAATGCTATGTTTCGGCAGCCAGACCGCAGGTTCTCAGGTGGCATGTCTTCCCACATGAGTGGAGCCATGCAATTCAGTGGGAGGCTTATGGGCGGTGGAAACCAGCACTGTGCTTCTGTTGTCCGGTGA
- the LOC101306965 gene encoding F-box protein At5g49610-like has translation MASSPTFPSYISDEILTRASLDSIARCRLVSKQWNHLTYDSWFINQLSQRTKLTDGVFIQTSIRSRQISTFVQTVDNNIDISDSKHLSLSFLPQPVKIEAAHQGMLVCVTQKRVPQYYVCKPTTKEWEQIHNPKTRYMTVKIALMVLRSNPLRYKIVRLSEPKCQYSKNKYNLRCEIYDSKARAWKQLLNNVALPKDAFLSCTPAVSACGALHWLLSDHQVGVFAFHVEEESWEIFAPPCSAVGDRNKNKVVDYQGRLAWICEGEGSMELWVMEDYKNKVWSKRQIIRIKVLDPFASFATLCNNDVALMRGFSNIIFNKFGDYSSKMANLEGLTRADEIFKFQSDSQVTNLKGPLKGQ, from the coding sequence ATGGCTTCATCACCAACCTTTCCTTCCTATATCTCTGACGAGATTCTAACCCGAGCATCCTTGGATAGTATTGCCCGGTGCAGGCTCGTTTCGAAACAATGGAACCACCTAACATATGATTCATGGTTCATAAACCAGCTCTCACAAAGAACCAAACTAACTGACGGGGTTTTCATCCAAACCTCCATCAGAAGTAGACAGATATCCACCTTTGTTCAAACCGTGGATAACAACATCGACATCTCCGATTCCAAGCATCTCTCCTTAAGCTTCCTGCCTCAGCCGGTTAAGATTGAAGCTGCTCATCAAGGTATGCTAGTTTGTGTAACACAAAAACGTGTACCTCAATACTATGTCTGCAAGCCAACTACCAAGGAATGGGAGCAGATACATAATCCGAAAACGAGGTATATGACGGTGAAAATTGCCTTAATGGTGTTGAGATCAAACCCGTTAAGGTACAAGATTGTCCGATTATCAGAACCAAAGTGTCAATATTCCAAGAACAAGTACAACCTTAGGTGTGAGATATATGATTCCAAAGCTCGGGCATGGAAACAGTTGTTGAACAATGTAGCTCTACCCAAGGATGCCTTCTTGAGCTGTACACCAGCAGTATCAGCCTGCGGTGCACTCCATTGGCTTTTGTCCGACCACCAAGTTGGAGTCTTTGCTTTTCATGTAGAAGAAGAAAGCTGGGAAATATTTGCACCACCGTGCTCGGCGGTCGGTGATCGTAATAAGAATAAGGTGGTGGACTACCAAGGACGTCTTGCATGGATTTGTGAAGGAGAGGGCTCCATGGAGCTTTGGGTTATGGAGGACTACAAGAACAAAGTATGGAGTAAAAGACAGATAATAAGGATCAAGGTACTGGATCCTTTTGCTTCTTTTGCAACTCTTTGCAATAACGATGTTGCACTCATGAGAGGATTTTCAAATATCATATTTAACAAGTTTGGAGATTATAGTTCCAAGATGGCAAATCTAGAGGGTCTTACTCGAGCCGATGAGATCTTTAAGTTCCAATCAGATTCACAGGTTACTAACTTGAAAGGTCCATTGAAGGGGCAATAA
- the LOC101307254 gene encoding F-box protein At5g49610-like, with protein sequence MALVKKLPDDAVFEILTRSSLETLGRCRSISKEWNRVTYESTFHQLLCQRSNIVSGFFIQSLVNSQLSSTFVSLDTDASSTSALSLDFLKVPVQIEAANQGLLVCVNQNNRYLVCKPTTKQWVKIPNPKTKYPTASTALLVLKSNPLKYKIIRFSQAKKPVKRKSEFWRHVRCEIFNSTTWAWKRLKDVILPCKTFFANKEDSVVAANGGLHWLLSDNQVFAFYEDAENWEMFSLPPSAVDNGGHKSKPLLAEYQGRLAVIRSGEEFMDMWVMEDYGRKLWSATRAWNIKKLCGEEIYPSPLAFHNGDAALFMAAFDKVMFYNFQEGKSHKIRLQYHPHQIFKFQSDMEEVNLERPDRVLKLQAKSEEVNMENHPEDIRGLTKFLLPLKGFKPYLFLLLAPMLGVLYRCCSDA encoded by the coding sequence ATGGCTTTAGTAAAAAAATTGCCAGATGACGCAGTCTTTGAGATTCTAACAAGATCATCCTTGGAAACTCTAGGGCGTTGCAGATCGATTTCAAAGGAGTGGAATAGGGTCACATACGAATCAACCTTCCATCAATTGCTTTGCCAGAGGAGTAACATAGTTTCTGGATTTTTCATTCAGAGCCTAGTTAACTCCCAACTCTCATCCACATTTGTGTCGCTGGACACTGATGCCAGCTCCACTTCTGCACTGTCTTTGGATTTTCTAAAAGTTCCTGTCCAGATTGAAGCTGCAAATCAAGGCCTACTAGTGTGTGTCAACCAGAACAACAGGTATTTGGTATGTAAGCCTACTACGAAACAATGGGTAAAGATACCGAATCCGAAAACTAAGTACCCTACTGCAAGCACTGCCCTGCTGGTGTTGAAGTCAAATCCTTTGAAGTACAAGATTATTCGATTCTCGCAAGCAAAGAAACCTGTCAAGCGTAAATCTGAATTTTGGCGCCATGTTAGGTGCGAGATATTTAATTCAACAACATGGGCATGGAAGAGGTTAAAGGATGTGATTCTACCTTGTAAGACTTTCTTTGCGAATAAAGAAGATTCTGTTGTAGCAGCAAATGGTGGTCTGCATTGGCTTCTGTCAGATAACCAAGTATTTGCTTTCTATGAAGATGCAGAGAATTGGGAAATGTTCTCATTGCCACCCTCCGCAGTCGATAATGGAGGTCACAAATCCAAGCCACTACTTGCGGAGTACCAAGGTCGGCTTGCAGTGATTCGAAGTGGAGAAGAATTCATGGACATGTGGGTGATGGAAGATTATGGCAGAAAGTTATGGAGTGCGACGCGGGCATGGAACATCAAAAAACTCTGTGGAGAAGAAATCTATCCTTCTCCATTAGCTTTCCATAATGGTGACGCTGCACTTTTTATGGCAGCTTTTGACAAAGTCATGTTTTATAATTTTCAGGAGGGAAAATCTCATAAAATAAGATTACAATATCACCCTCATCAAATTTTCAAGTTCCAGTCGGACATGGAGGAGGTTAATCTAGAGAGACCTGATCGTGTTTTGAAACTTCAGGCGAAATCAGAGGAGGTTAACATGGAGAACCATCCTGAAGATATCAGAGGTCTTACAAAGTTCCTGCTTCCACTTAAGGGTTTTAAACCCTATTTGTTTCTCCTCTTAGCGCCTATGCTTGGTGTCTTATACAGGTGCTGTTCTGATGCATAA
- the LOC101311410 gene encoding phospholipid:diacylglycerol acyltransferase 1-like, which produces MSFLRRRKGREEKAAEVSQAEDDSEETEKEHESGKKTARRKRKEARANRWSCVSNCCWLIGVICSIWWFLLFLLNAMPASFPQYVTEAITGPVPDPPGVKLRKEGLAAKHPVVFVPGIVTGGLELWEGHSCADGLFRKRLWGGTFGELYKRPLCWVEHMSLDNETGLDPEGIRVRPVSGLVAADYFAPGYFVWAVLIANLARIGYEEKTMYMASYDWRLSFQNTEVRDQSLSRIKSNIELMVSTNGGNKVVVLPHSMGVLYFLHFMKWVEAPAPMGGGGGSDWCAKHIKAVMNIGGPFLGVPKAVAGLFSIEAKDIAVARAFAPGVLDKDVFGLQTLQHMMRMTRTWDSTMSMLPKGGDTIWGGLDWSPEGNCNCNVKKVKNNDTNVAEPYRVNYGRMISFGKDVAETHSSKIERIDFRQLDAVKGHLLANATHCDVWTEYHEMGVGGVKAVADYKIYTAGSILDLLHFVAPKLMTRGDAHFSYGIADNLDDPKYEHYKYWSNPLETRLPNAPEMEMYSLYGVGIPTERAYVYKLTPAAECYIPFQIDTSADGGSDNPCLKGGVYSADGDETVPVLSAGFMCAKAWRGKTRFNPFGIRTYLREYDHAPPANLLEGRGTQSGAHVDIMGNFALIEDVLRVAAGATGDELGGDKVHSDIFKWSERINLDL; this is translated from the exons ATGTCGTTTTTGAGGCGGAGAAAGGGGAGGGAGGAGAAAGCGGCGGAGGTTTCGCAGGCGGAAGACGACAGCGAGGAGACGGAGAAGGAGCACGAGAGCGGGAAGAAAACGGCGCGTCGTAAAAGGAAGGAGGCGAGGGCGAACCGGTGGTCGTGCGTTTCGAATTGCTGCTGGCTCATCGGAGTCATATGCTCGATCTGGTGGTTTCTTCTGTTCTTGCTCAACGCAATGCCGGCTTCGTTTCCTCAGTACGTGACGGAGGCGATCACCGGTCCGGTGCCGGACCCGCCGGGAGTGAAATTGAGGAAGGAGGGGCTGGCGGCGAAGCATCCGGTGGTGTTTGTGCCCGGAATTGTCACCGGCGGGCTGGAATTGTGGGAAGGGCATAGCTGCGCCGATGGGTTGTTTCGGAAGAGACTCTGGGGCGGCACGTTTGGGGAGTTGTATAAAAG ACCGTTGTGCTGGGTTGAACATATGTCTCTGGACAATGAAACTGGACTGGACCCTGAAGGTATAAGGGTTAGGCCTGTATCTGGTCTTGTGGCAGCTGATTACTTTGCCCCCGGTTACTTTGTTTGGGCAGTTTTAATTGCTAATTTGGCTCGCATTGGATATGAGGAGAAAACCATGTATATGGCTTCATACGATTGGAGATTATCGTTCCAGAATACAGAG GTTAGGGACCAATCTTTAAGCAGAATAAAAAGTAATATAGAACTTATGGTATCTACAAATGGTGGTAACAAGGTGGTTGTTCTCCCACACTCAATGGGTGTTCTATACTTTTTGCATTTTATGAAATGGGTTGAGGCACCAGCACCGATGGGAGGTGGCGGTGGATCAGATTGGTGTGCCAAGCATATTAAAGCTGTAATGAACATCGGTGGACCCTTTTTAGGGGTTCCAAAAGCTGTTGCAGGACTTTTCTCCATTGAGGCCAAAGACATTGCGGTTGCCAG GGCTTTTGCACCAGGTGTTTTGGATAAGGATGTTTTTGGTCTCCAAACCTTGCAACATATGATGCGGATGACCCGGACATGGGATTCAACTATGTCTATGCTACCAAAAGGCGGGGACACAATTTGGGGTGGTCTTGACTGGTCACCTGAAGGCAACTGTAATTGCAATGTGAAGAAGGTGAAGAATAATGATACCAACGTTGCAGAACCATATAGAGTAAATTATGGGAGGATGATATCATTTGGGAAAGACGTGGCGGAGACACATTCCTCCAAGATTGAGAGGATCGATTTTAGG CAATTA GATGCTGTGAAGGGTCATTTACTAGCGAATGCTACCCATTGTGATGTATGGACAGAGTACCATGAAATGGGTGTCGGGGGTGTCAAAGCCGTTGCAGATTACAAAATCTACACAGCTGGATCAATTTTGGATCTGCTTCATTTTGTTGCGCCCAAATTGATGACACGTGGGGATGCTCATTTTTCATATGGAATTGCGGACAATTTGGATGACCCCAAGTATGAACACTACAAATATTGGTCAAACCCCCTAGAAACAAG ATTACCAAATGCTCCTGAAATGGAGATGTATTCTCTGTATGGAGTGGGAATCCCAACGGAAAGAGCGTATGTGTATAAGTTAACTCCTGCTGCTGAATGCTACATTCCCTTTCAAATAGATACCTCAGCAGATGGTGGAAGTGACAACCCATGTTTAAAAGGTGGAGTGTACTCTGCTGATGGGGATGAAACTGTCCCCGTCTTGAGTGCAGGTTTTATGTGTGCTAAAGCCTGGAGAGGAAAAACCCGATTCAACCCTTTTGGCATTCGTACTTACTTAAGGGAATATGATCATGCTCCTCCAGCTAATCTTCTAGAGGGCCGGGGTACCCAAAGCGGTGCTCATGTTGATATAATGGGGAACTTTGCATTAATTGAGGATGTTTTAAGAGTAGCAGCAGGCGCTACTGGAGATGAATTGGGTGGAGATAAAGTGCACTCTGATATTTTCAAGTGGTCTGAAAGGATCAATTTAGATCTCTGA
- the LOC101311701 gene encoding protein Brevis radix-like 4-like, with protein sequence MLTCIARPKKLGDESLSQPEVSDSTNTPANKAAIKSLTFQLKDMALKASGAYRHCNPCTGPATQGRLKGTGELSDAESDRFRWSYRRTGSSSSTTPRTWGKEMEARLKGISSGEGTPNSASGRRADPVVFVEEREPKEWVAQVEPGVLITFVSLPRGGNDLKRIRFSREIFNKWQAQRWWAENYDKVMELYNVQRFNRAAFPLPTPPRSEDESSKMESVEDSPVTPPLTRERLPRNLYRPPGTAMGYSSSDSLDHHPMQSKQYCDSVGVNSTPKLSSISGTKTETSSMDASIRSSSSRDADRSGELSISNASDLETEWVEQDEPGVYITIRALPGGKRELRRVRFSREKFGEMHARMWWEENRARIHEQYL encoded by the exons ATGTTGACGTGCATAGCTCGGCCTAAGAAACTCGGCGACGAGTCGCTGAGTCAACCCGAGGTCTCCGACTCCACCAACACTCCGGCCAACAAGGCGGCGATTAAATCGCTCACTTTCCAG CTGAAGGACATGGCGCTGAAGGCGTCGGGAGCCTACCGGCATTGCAACCCCTGCACCGGTCCGGCGACGCAGGGCCGGCTTAAGGGGACGGGAGAGTTGTCGGACGCGGAGTCGGACCGGTTCCGGTGGTCGTACCGGAGAACGGGGAGCTCGAGCTCGACGACGCCGAGGACTTGGGGGAAGGAGATGGAGGCGAGGCTGAAAGGGATCTCGAGCGGCGAAGGCACGCCGAACTCGGCGAGCGGCCGCCGGGCCGACCCGGTTGTGTTCGTTGAAGAGAGAGAGCCCAAGGAGTGGGTGGCCCAGGTGGAGCCTGGCGTTCTCATCACCTTCGTTTCTTTGCCACGTGGTGGGAACGATCTCAAGCGCATTAGGTTCAG TCGAGAGATATTTAACAAATGGCAAGCGCAAAGGTGGTGGGCAGAAAACTATGACAAGGTCATGGAGCTGTACAATGTTCAAAGGTTTAATAGGGCAGCATTCCCACTACCAACCCCGCCAAGATCTGAAGATGAG AGTTCAAAGATGGAATCTGTAGAAGATAGCCCTGTAACACCGCCACTAACCAGAGAACGTTTACCTAGAAACTTGTACCGTCCACCAGGCACGGCTATGGGCTACTCATCCTCAGATTCACTTGATCATCATCCAATGCAGTCCAAACAGTATTGTGATTCAGTTGGTGTGAATTCCACCCCTAAACTGTCCAGCATAAGTGGCACCAAGACAGAGACATCATCCATGGATGCTTCTATAAGAAGTAGTTCATCAAGGGATGCTGATCGCTCTGGAGAGCTATCTATCAGCAATGCTAGTGATTTGGAGACTGAATGGGTCGAACAGGATGAGCCTGGGGTTTACATCACAATCAGAGCATTGCCAGGTGGCAAACGGGAGCTTAGACGAGTCAGATTCAG CCGAGAAAAATTTGGGGAGATGCACGCCAGAATGTGGTGGGAAGAGAATCGAGCCAGGATACATGAACAATACTTGTGA